The Amycolatopsis mongoliensis genome includes a window with the following:
- the lipB gene encoding lipoyl(octanoyl) transferase LipB: MSSSRTSCRATTEPVDVRELGTIEYTEAWELQRSRLTARADGTAPDTMFLLQHPSVYTAGKRTEPADRPADGTPVIDVDRGGKITWHGPGQLVGYPIVKLGDPIDVVHYVRRLEEALIHVCDQLGVHSGRVEGRSGVWIPADDRGIERKIAAIGIRVQRGVTMHGFELNCNADLSAFDTIVPCGIRDAGVTSLSYELQRDVSVEAVLPLARDAVLAALEGELPVSEDRWLPRPEAPKAAGVTFALQN; this comes from the coding sequence GTGAGTTCTTCCCGCACCTCCTGCCGCGCCACCACCGAGCCCGTCGACGTCCGGGAGCTCGGCACGATCGAGTACACCGAAGCCTGGGAGCTCCAGCGGAGCCGGCTCACCGCTCGCGCCGACGGCACCGCGCCGGACACCATGTTCCTGCTGCAGCACCCGTCGGTGTACACCGCGGGCAAGCGCACGGAACCCGCCGACCGCCCGGCCGACGGCACGCCGGTGATCGACGTCGACCGCGGCGGCAAGATCACCTGGCACGGCCCCGGCCAGCTGGTCGGCTACCCGATCGTCAAGCTCGGCGACCCGATCGACGTCGTGCACTACGTGCGGCGGCTCGAGGAGGCGCTGATCCACGTGTGCGACCAGCTGGGCGTGCACAGCGGCCGCGTCGAGGGCCGCAGCGGCGTGTGGATCCCGGCCGACGACCGCGGTATCGAGCGCAAGATCGCGGCGATCGGCATCCGCGTCCAGCGCGGCGTGACGATGCACGGCTTCGAGCTCAACTGCAACGCGGACCTCTCGGCGTTCGACACGATCGTGCCGTGCGGGATCCGCGACGCGGGCGTGACGTCGCTGTCGTACGAGCTGCAGCGGGACGTCAGCGTCGAAGCGGTGCTCCCGCTGGCGCGTGACGCCGTCCTGGCGGCGCTCGAAGGCGAGCTCCCGGTGAGCGAGGACCGCTGGCTCCCGCGTCCGGAGGCCCCGAAGGCGGCGGGCGTCACCTTCGCGCTCCAGAACTGA